One Crassostrea angulata isolate pt1a10 unplaced genomic scaffold, ASM2561291v2 HiC_scaffold_18, whole genome shotgun sequence DNA segment encodes these proteins:
- the LOC128168603 gene encoding uncharacterized protein LOC128168603 encodes METASTQCKVHRCSKCPGGTEYYCVSCPCDLCPQCKENHVKDLQTIDHDVVSHRDKINYIPTQEICMRHLYIFLEMNCENCELPVCYHCSEHKTHSRINLTRLYQAKRQQHRGTIHTIRSEALFYRPVLLPRIKTDFKTCRTQLSLYHSEMLTKAQTLKQFIDYIQNDFMCNVFCDFDFKHRCLKQQKEMIIHIVSLQRYVYIYEQRRVIRPLQFLSSIKTALPQIHPTLHTSQLSMTESLNKEDVMESLSAIQITERGNRCVGNQCLLKVTSGPEFHQSITVTGVDRCLHISCVTSDQVWVSDKNNLILTDTTGVPLHRVEDLCSGLYVGNGLHTVNSESELIYIDRNENINKLSKDMKTTTTFIERTDSTWRPRCVYWSPSTGDILVGMWYLRRNTDKVTRYNQSGQLTQIIQHDNTGRRLYREPNYITENNNGDVVVSDYDYESGAVVVTERGGRHRFSYTGPPLGSGLRPYGICTDALSHILVCDGTTKTVQMLDKDGQFLSHLLTKSQEMAEPWSLSYDVNTHRLWVGSGWFNNKVCVYRYITTQDALTDQSRLMESLNGIPTPGTEKPQQGNQCLLKLMSPPELLHSLTVTGVDHCLHISCVTSDQVWVSDRNHLILTDTTGVPLHRLEDSCRGHGFHTENSESELIYIDRNENINKLSKDMKTITTFIERTDSRWKPRCVYWSPSTGDLLVGMHYIPTNTGNVTRYNQSGQLTQTIQHGNTGRGLYREPNYITENNNGDVVVSDYDYESGAVVVTKRGGRHRFSYTGPPLGSGLSPYGICTDALSHILVCDGTTKTVQMLDKDGQFLSHLLTKSQEMAEPWSLSYDVNTHRLWVGSGPWWDNKVCVYRYITRQDALTDEHRPRPDGEAMFSSSAVEWR; translated from the exons ATGGAAACAGCAAGCACTCAATGTAAAGTACATCGGTGTTCTAAATGTCCGGGAGGCACAGAGTACTATTGTGTATcgtgtccatgtgatctgtgtccccagtgtaaagagaaccatgtaaaagatctccaaacaatagaccatgatgttgtgtcacaccgtgataaaatcaactacatccCAACACAAGAGATCTGCATGAGACATCTTTACATCTTTCTTGAGATGAACTGTGAAAATTGTGAACTCCCTGTCTGCTATCATTGTTCAGAACATAAAACACATTCGCGGATAAATCTTACGAGACTATATCAAGCAAAGCGACAACAACACAGAGGAACCATTCACACCATCAGAAGTgaggctctcttttacagacctgttctcctgCCACGAatcaaaactgatttcaaaacctGTCGCACACAATTATCCCTCTATCATTCagagatgttaacaaaggccCAGACACTGAAGCAGTTCATTGACTATATTCAAAACGATTTCATGTGTAATGTGTTCTGtgactttgatttcaaacacagatgtttAAAACAGCAGAAAGAAATGATCATACACATTGTCAGCCTACAGagatatgtatacatatatgaaCAGAGGAGAGTAATCAGACCGCTACAATTCCTCTCCTCCATAAAGACAGCCCTCCCCCAGATACATCCtacactccacaccagccagctctccatgactgagtcactcaacaaggaggatgtaatggagtcactgagtgcaatccaaatcacagagagaggaaaccgatgcgtaggaaaccagtgtctgctgaaagTGACGTCTGGTCCTGAGTTCCATCAATCTATCACAGTGACAGGTGTTGATCGTTGTTtacacatttcctgtgtgacatcagaccaGGTCTGGGTCAGTGACAAAAACAATCTCAtcttgacagacacaacaggtgtccctctacatcgtgtggaggATTTATGTAGTGGTTTATATGTAGGTAAtggattacacacagtgaacagtgagagtgaactgatttacatagatagaaatgaaaacatcaacaaactgtcaaaggatatgaaaacaaccaccacatttatagagagaacagactctacatggagaccacggtgtgtgtactggtccccgtccactggggataTACTGGTCGGGATGTGGTATTTACGTCGAAATACAGacaaggtaacccggtacaaccagagcGGACAACTCACACAAATCATACAGCACGACAACACAGGACGGCGACTGTATAGAGAACctaactatataacagagaacaacaatggggatgtcgtggtgtctgactatGACTATGAGTctggtgctgtagtggtgacagagcgtggaggaagacatcgtttctcctacacaggacctCCATTAGGATCAGGACTAAGGCCATATGGAATTTGTACcgacgcgctgtcacacatcctggtgtgtgatggtacaaccaaaacagtacagatgttggacaaggacggtcagttcctgtcacatctactgacaaAATCACAAGAGATGGCTGAACCATggagcctgagttatgatgtcaacactcaccgtctctgggtcggatcaggGTGGTTCAACAACAAGGTGtgtgtctacaggtatatcaccacacaggacgctctgacag ATCAAAGTCGTTTGATGGAGTCACTGAATGGAATCCCAACCCCAGGGACAGAAAAACCACAGCaaggaaaccagtgtctgctgaaactgatgtCTCCCCCCGAGTTACTTCACTCTCTCACAGTGACAGGTGTTGATCATTGTTtacacatttcctgtgtgacatcagaccaggtctgggtcagtgatagAAACCATCTCAtcttgacagacacaacaggtgtccctctacatcgttTGGAGGATTCATGTCGTGGTCATGGATTCCACACAGagaacagtgagagtgaactgatttatatagataggaatgaaaacatcaacaaactgtcaaaggatatgaaaacaatcaccacatttatagagagaacagactCTAGATGGAAACcacggtgtgtgtactggtccccgtccactggggatctactggtcgggatgcATTATATACCTACAAACACAGGCAAtgtaacccggtacaaccagagtggacaactGACACAGACCATACAACACGGCAACACAGGACGGGGACTGTATAGAGAACctaactatataacagagaacaacaatggggatgtcgtggtgtctgactatGACTATGAGTctggtgctgtagtggtgacaaagcgtggaggaagacatcgtttctcctacacaggacctCCATTAGGATCAGGACTAAGCCCATATGGAATTTGTACcgacgcgctgtcacacatcctggtgtgtgatggtacaaccaaaacagtacagatgttggacaaggacggtcagttcctgtcacatctactgacaaAATCACAAGAGATGGCTGAACCATggagcctgagttatgatgtcaacactcaccgtctctgggtcggatcaggACCATGGTGGGACAACAAGGTGtgtgtctacaggtatatcaccagacaggacgctctgacag ATGAGCACAGACCCCGGCCTGATGGGGAGGCCATGTTCAGCTCATCAGCCGTAGAATGGAGATAG
- the LOC128168601 gene encoding uncharacterized protein LOC128168601: MYETKLLAGEGPHGFTETVSAEYKNPFCMDDKRFSSFMKLIRVSAWILRFIKRLKRVKSFSGPLTETELSMTKTLWIKSIQTQSYSDVKLALTEKKRHNLINQLGLPLDQDGIIRCVGRLGAAHLTEGARTPILLPKKSHVTDLLIDSYHRKSMPLGVSQTLSMVRQTYWIPQGRSEVKRVLRKCTICKRHEGGPYRMPIMPPLPRKRVNESSPFTYTGVDYFGPIYVKTDGVTKKVWVCLFTCLVVRAIHLELMQDMSTEEFLHGLRRFIARWGKPKQLISDNASQFKLASNILEETWASTVRDPDVQSYIANEDIKWQFIVELAPWMGGFYERLIGIVKRCLRKTIGKLCLTNEQLRTLVAETEAVVNSRPLVYVGDAINSNIILTPAHFLTLNPKTGIPDSNEEDTEDPEYLPNISSAEKLLQTWKKGQKHLDAFWKA; encoded by the coding sequence ATGTATGAGACAAAACTATTAGCTGGGGAAGGTCCTCACGGATTCACAGAGACTGTTAGTGCTGAATATAAGAATCCATTTTGCATGGACGACAAGCGTTTCTCATCCTTCATGAAGCTAATAAGAGTATCAGCATGGATTCTGAGATTCATTAAGAGACTAAAGAGAGTGAAGTCATTCTCTGGTCCTTTGACTGAGACAGAGTTGAGCATGACAAAGACACTTTGGATAAAGAGTATCCAAACCCAGAGCTACAGTGATGTAAAACTTGCGTTAACAGAAAAGAAGAGACATAATTTGATTAACCAGTTAGGATTACCATTAGATCAAGATGGAATCATTAGATGTGTTGGCAGACTAGGAGCTGCACACTTGACTGAGGGAGCTAGGACACCAATTTTACTTCCTAAGAAAAGTCATGTAACAGATTTACTGATAGACAGTTACCACAGAAAATCCATGCCTCTTGGAGTATCTCAGACCCTGTCTATGGTTCGTCAGACATACTGGATTCCACAAGGACGTTCTGAAGTGAAAAGAGTTCTGCGGAAATGTACAATCTGCAAGAGACATGAAGGAGGACCATACAGAATGCCTATTATGCCGCCCTTACCTAGAAAGAGAGTAAATGAGTCCTCTCCATTTACCTACACTGGAGTAGACTATTTTGGTCCAATATATGTGAAAACAGACGGCGTCACCAAGAAAGTATGGGTGTGCTTGTTTACCTGTTTAGTGGTTAGAGCCATCCATTTAGAGCTTATGCAAGATATGTCCACAGAAGAGTTCCTTCATGGATTGAGACGATTCATAGCTCGATGGGGAAAGCCGAAGCAACTCATTTCAGATAATGCTTCACAATTCAAGTTGGCCAGTAATATCTTAGAAGAAACTTGGGCCTCAACAGTCAGAGATCCAGATGTTCAGAGCTATATCGCAAATGAAGATATCAAGTGGCAATTCATAGTAGAGCTTGCCCCATGGATGGGTGGTTTCTACGAGCGTCTTATAGGAATAGTAAAGAGATGCCTTCGGAAAACAATTGGGAAGCTGTGTCTTACCAACGAACAATTAAGAACTCTTGTAGCAGAGACAGAAGCAGTGGTAAATTCAAGACCATTAGTTTATGTAGGTGATGCCATCAACTCCAACATAATTCTTACCCCTGCTCACTTCCTGACACTGAATCCTAAAACTGGTATCCCAGATAGTAATGAAGAAGATACAGAGGATCCCGAGTATTTACCCAACATCAGCAGTGCCGAGAAGTTATTGCAGACATGGAAGAAAGGACAGAAACATTTAGATGCTTTTTGGAAAGCTTGA
- the LOC128168602 gene encoding uncharacterized protein LOC128168602: MRSLEALHPDVNQDVFISMITSKLPKETLLQLEIQKGSQEKWTVQKLRDLMKSYITVTESSELQTSSVVRHEERHTTAEALVISTNKESAIRRNRPMRVPVRPTVCTFCEGSHWTDECRKYRTIEDRKERLKGKCFVCLKPGHRSKECRVEKTCYHCKQHSHHRSLCPKKIPFRQRESSHLTEEISTIEETSKFQKDSENSLLSSGDIVLMQTAKTEVSNQYRENSEPARLLMDSGSQRTYITENLADRLQLKSHATERISLITFGAERPKIVKTPKVSLKLKLKDGHYLSIDANVVPTITGTVQRKPIPKDIQDRCQTLWKNLQLADTLPVKFENSTVDILIGNDYYLDLILLERIEIQKGFYLLASKLGWILTGRTQRQYCEDEEQDMMITNGNLSLTEYCLHSRVDECLSVKPSIDDFWNLETIGIQDSPYTSDDGKALRNFNSTLKIENNRYQVTWPWKEEFPDLPENRELAYGRLKSLVHKLQSNSELLHKYDEIIQDQCKKGIIEKVQRSNGETGIKHYIPHHAVVDLTKPTTKVRIVYDASAKSQPKNTSLNECLHRGPVMLHDLCGLLLRFRLKKIAIVADIEKAFLQVGQQEKDRDATRFFWLKDVNNPTVDNNVQVYKFCRVPFGVISSPFLLAATVDHHLSTYESRTAENIRSNIYVDNVITGVDTLEEGETLYEEAKEIFNSMSMNLRDWASNVKEFYKLVPPEDQSTREKMKILGVIWSLTEDVLSVPVGNYENTPVPVTKREVLQRVASIFDPLGFFTPGTLKAKLFLQALWEKNLEWDEQLGEEDIQQWKEIAADLREIPQCQIPRYCGLPGEVSYRLLCFCDASAKAFATAVYLQMTTDTSSICNLVFSKTRLAPKKKMSMPRLELLAVLIGVRSINFVEIQLKLAIS; this comes from the coding sequence ATGCGCAGCTTGGAAGCTTTACATCCGGATGTCAACCAGGATGTGTTCATCTCCATGATTACCTCGAAACTACCAAAAGAAACCCTACTGCAGCTTGAAATACAAAAAGGCTCACAGGAAAAGTGGACGGTGCAGAAACTGAGAGATTTAATGAAAAGTTACATCACAGTGACAGAATCATCAGAACTTCAAACTTCTAGTGTTGTAAGACATGAAGAGAGGCACACCACAGCTGAAGCCTTAGTGATCTCAACTAATAAGGAGTCAGCAATACGACGAAACCGACCAATGAGAGTTCCAGTAAGACCTACAGTGTGCACCTTTTGTGAGGGTTCTCATTGGACTGATGAATGTAGAAAGTACAGAACCATAGAAGATAGAAAAGAGAGACTCAAGGGGAAGTGCTTTGTCTGCTTGAAGCCTGGCCACAGAAGTAAAGAATGCAGAGTTGAGAAGACATGTTATCATTGTAAGCAGCATAGCCACCATAGAAGCTTATGTCCCAAGAAAATACCTTTCCGTCAAAGAGAAAGTTCACACCTGACTGAAGAAATAAGCACAATAGAAGAGACTTCAAAGTTTCAAAAGGATTCGGAGAATAGTTTACTATCATCAGGTGATATTGTTTTGATGCAGACAGCAAAAACAGAGGTTTCAAACCAATATAGAGAAAATTCAGAACCAGCTAGACTTCTTATGGACTCAGGATCTCAGAGAACATACATAACAGAAAACTTAGCTGACAGATTACAGTTGAAAAGCCATGCAACAGAGAGGATATCCTTGATAACCTTTGGTGCTGAAAGGCCTAAAATAGTGAAAACACCTAAAGTTTCCTTGAAACTGAAACTCAAGGATGGACATTATTTAAGTATTGATGCAAATGTTGTACCCACAATTACAGGAACAGTCCAGAGAAAACCAATTCCCAAAGACATTCAAGACAGATGTCAAACCCTGTGGAAAAATTTACAGTTAGCAGATACTCTACCAGTGAAGTTTGAAAACTCGACAGTTGACATCCTGATAGGTAATGACTATTACCTGGATTTGATACTATTAGAAAGAATAGAAATCCAAAAGGGATTTTACCTGCTTGCTTCTAAACTTGGATGGATTCTCACTGGAAGGACCCAAAGACAATATTGCGAAGATGAGGAGCAAGATATGATGATTACCAATGGGAATTTATCTCTCACAGAATATTGCCTCCATTCCAGAGTGGATGAGTGCCTATCGGTGAAACCATCCATTGATGATTTTTGGAATCTGGAGACAATTGGAATTCAAGATTCTCCTTACACTTCAGACGACGGAAAAGCCCTGAGAAATTTCAATAGCACATTGAAGATAGAAAACAACAGATACCAGGTCACATGGCCTTGGAAGGAAGAATTTCCAGATCTTCCAGAAAATAGAGAACTAGCATATGGGAGACTCAAGTCACTAGTCCACAAGCTGCAGAGTAACTCTGAGTTATTACATAAGTATGATGAGATAATTCAGGACCAGTGTAAAAAGGGGATTATAGAGAAAGTTCAGCGCAGCAATGGAGAGACAGGAATTAAACACTACATTCCTCATCATGCAGTAGTAGACTTAACGAAACCCACTACCAAAGTAAGAATTGTGTATGATGCATCAGCAAAGTCGCAGCCTAAAAACACCAGCTTGAATGAGTGCTTACACAGAGGACCAGTGATGCTCCATGACTTATGTGGACTTTTACTGCGCTTTAGACTAAAGAAGATAGCAATAGTCGCTGATATTGAGAAGGCATTTCTGCAAGTTGGTCAACAGGAAAAAGATCGTGATGCCACAAGATTTTTCTGGTTAAAGGATGTAAATAATCCCACGGTAGACAACAACGTACAAGTGTACAAATTTTGCAGAGTTCCCTTTGGGGTGATCTCCAGCCCATTCCTACTAGCAGCAACTGTAGATCATCACCTCAGTACTTATGAAAGCAGGACAGCAGAAAACATCCGGAGTAATATTTATGTTGACAATGTTATTACAGGAGTTGATACACTTGAAGAAGGAGAAACACTGTACGAGGAGGCCAAGGAAATCTTCAATAGCATGTCTATGAACTTGAGAGACTGGGCATCAAACGTTAAggagttctacaaacttgttcCTCCTGAAGATCAATCAACAAGAGAGAAGATGAAGATACTTGGAGTAATCTGGAGTCTTACAGAAGATGTACTCTCAGTCCCAGTTGGGAATTATGAAAACACGCCAGTACCAGTGACCAAACGAGAAGTACTACAAAGAGTTGCATCAATATTTGATCCTCTTGGATTTTTCACTCCAGGTACTTTAAAGGCAAAACTATTTCTTCAAGCGTTGTGGGAGAAAAATCTTGAATGGGATGAACAACTTGGAGAAGAAGATATCCAGCAGTGGAAAGAGATAGCAGCAGATTTAAGAGAAATTCCACAATGCCAGATTCCAAGATACTGTGGGCTCCCAGGAGAAGTTTCCTACAGACTTTTGTGCTTTTGTGATGCGTCAGCGAAAGCATTTGCCACGGCAGTTTACCTGCAGATGACCACTGACACTTCAAGCATCTGTAACCTAGTATTTTCCAAGACTCGTTTAGCACCCAAAAAGAAAATGTCCATGCCTCGTCTTGAACTTCTGGCTGTTCTCATTGGTGTGCGAAGCATAAACTTTGTAGAAATTCAACTGAAACTGGCAATATCTTAG
- the LOC128168610 gene encoding pyridoxal phosphate phosphatase PHOSPHO2-like, translated as MTSEKILFVFDFDHTVIDDNSDLYCKRLAPGGKIPQEIEETYSDLGWTHCMGLIFDYLHKHGVTEKQYQECMNKIPLTDGMRELIEHVTEKGHECIIVSDANSEFIDCILTETGLKNAFYRVYTNPAKYDAEGRLTIEYYHTQDWCDLSTVNLCKGQIVVDHKETREREGTQYKCVVLVGDGNNDFCPALRLSEKDVVCPRINYRLWKKIQKLKSESEEGNDGLKIQAQVVNWTSGLEILEFLKTLN; from the coding sequence ATGACTTCAGAAAAAATCCTGTTTGTGTTTGACTTTGATCACACGGTGATTGATGATAATAGTGATTTGTATTGTAAACGACTGGCCCCCGGCGGAAAGATTCCCCAGGAGATCGAGGAAACCTACAGTGACCTGGGTTGGACCCATTGTATGGGACTTATATTCGATTACCTCCACAAACATGGTGTTACAGAAAAACAGTACCAAGAATGCATGAATAAAATTCCGCTGACGGATGGCATGCGAGAACTCATCGAACACGTAACCGAAAAAGGCCATGAATGTATCATTGTTTCCGATGCGAATTCGGAGTTTATTGATTGTATTTTAACTGAAACTGGTCTTAAAAATGCTTTTTACCGAGTGTATACAAATCCTGCCAAATATGACGCTGAGGGAAGATTGACTATAGAATATTACCACACCCAGGACTGGTGTGATCTAAGTACTGTCAACCTATGTAAGGGTCAAATAGTGGTGGATCATAAAGAAACACGGGAGCGGGAAGGAACACAATATAAGTGTGTCGTACTGGTTGGGGACGGAAATAACGACTTTTGTCCCGCACTCCGACTGTCGGAAAAAGATGTGGTCTGTCCGAGAATTAACTACAGGCTCTGGAAGAAGATCCAAAAGTTGAAGTCTGAATCAGAGGAAGGAAACGATGGACTGAAAATACAAGCTCAGGTCGTAAACTGGACTTCCGGATTGGAAATTctagaatttttgaaaacattgaaTTGA